A genome region from Hevea brasiliensis isolate MT/VB/25A 57/8 chromosome 7, ASM3005281v1, whole genome shotgun sequence includes the following:
- the LOC110648834 gene encoding uncharacterized membrane protein At3g27390 gives MRVPVGFLAKLWSFVYFLPFFFLLLVLGLVKASIICPLVVGIIVIGNSAVIIGLWIAHFIWTFYCVARTKRLGLVLKFVVLLLLPLPLVLWPVVGIAASFLGGIGYGFFAPLLATFEAVGENVRDKFYHCFVDGCLPAIKGSCTVLRDFTDFCFHSYFSYMDELSEKVPEDEKPMDVKLSRLPSCLLVILIAVPVDVLLITVVALWKSPYMLFQGWKRLLEDLIGREGPFLETVCVPFAGLAIILWPLAVVGSVIGAIISSLFLGLYSAVIVHQEDSLLMGLAYVVAVVSLFDEYVNDLLYLSEGSCLPRPRYRKNMSSETDDSNNGMKSRRENSLEAKLSSERSRTLKWSGCQYKPVHVWDWLFTSCEVTGRKLLHDGLINIKDIETCAMKGDCKKLSIKLPAWSLLQCLLASAKSDSSGLIISEDVELTRYNAPRDKLFEWLIGPLLIMKEQIKKLQLDENEENCLRRLIIRSKNENPEDWDDSGFPSNDHVRRAQLQGIIRRLEGIVTFMTHIPTFRRRFMNLVKLLYLGEIQAAAAASSVTDWRAL, from the exons ATGAGGGTGCCTGTTGGTTTTCTTGCTAAGCTATGGAGCTTTGTGTACTTTctgcccttcttcttcttgctcCTCGTTCTGGGACTTGTCAAAG CTTCAATCATTTGTCCATTAGTAGTGGGTATTATTGTGATTGGTAATTCAGCTGTTATAATTGGGCTTTGGATTGCTCATTTTATCTGGACATTCTATTGTGTTGCAAG AACCAAGAGACTTGGGCTGGTTCTGAAATTTGTGGTATTATTGTTGTTGCCACTGCCTTTGGTCCTTTGGCCAGTCGTTGGAATTGCTGCTAGTTTTTTGGGTGGAATTGGATATGGATTCTTTGCTCCTCTTCTTGCTACTTTTGAGGCTGTTGGAGAGAATGTTAGGGACAAATTCTATCACTGTTTTGTT GATGGCTGTTTACCTGCTATCAAAGGGAGCTGCACAGTGTTACGGGATTTCACAGATTTTTGCTTCCATTCTTACTTCTCGTATATGGATGAATTAAGTGAGAAAGTCCCAGAGGATGAAAAGCCCATGGATGTGAA GTTATCAAGATTGCCAAGTTGTTTGTTGGTGATCCTAATTGCTGTGCCTGTAGATGTGCTTCTGATAACCGTTGTTGCACTCTGGAAAAGCCCATACATGCTGTTCCAAGGATGGAAAAGGCTATTAGAGGACTTGATTGGTAGAGAAGGGCCATTCCTGGAGACAGTTTGTGTTCCATTTGCAGGGCTTGCAATCATCCTGTGGCCTTTGGCAGTTGTAGGATCTGTGATAGGTGCCATTATATCCAGCTTATTTCTAGGACTTTACAGTGCAGTGATAGTCCATCAG GAAGACTCGCTCCTGATGGGACTTGCCTATGTTGTGGCAGTGGTTTCACTATTTGATGAATATGTAAATGATTTACTCTACTTGAGTGAAGGATCGTGCTTGCCCAG GCCTAGATATCGAAAAAACATGAGCTCAGAAACAGATGACAGCAACAATGGTATGAAGAGCAGAAGAGAAAACTCTCTGGAAGCAAAACTATCCTCAGAAAGATCAAGAACACTGAAGTGGTCTGGCTGTCAATATAAACCAGTACAT GTATGGGATTGGCTATTTACATCCTGCGAGGTGACTGGCAGGAAACTCCTTCATGATGGCCTGATAAATATCAAGGACATTGAGACATGCGCCATGAAGGGTGATTGTAAGAAGTTGAGCATCAAACTACCGGCCTGGTCCCTATTACAGTGTCTGCTTGCCTCTGCGAAGTCAGACTCATCTGGGTTGATTATCT CTGAAGATGTAGAGTTGACAAGATATAATGCACCAAGAGATAAATTGTTTGAGTGGTTAATCGGACCATTATTGATCATGAAAGAGCAAATAAAGAAACTCCAATTAGATGAAAATGAAGAAAACTGCCTGAGAAGGTTAATTATAAGGTCCAAAAATGAAAATCCTGAGGATTGGGATGACTCTGGATTTCCATCTAATGACCATGTCAGAAGAGCACAATTGCAGGGCATAATTAGAAG ATTGGAGGGCATTGTGACCTTCATGACACACATACCAACCTTCCGGCGTCGCTTTATGAATTTGGTGAAGTTGTTGTATTTAGGGGAAATTCaggctgctgctgctgcttcaTCTGTGACAGATTGGAGAGCATTGTAA
- the LOC110648835 gene encoding uncharacterized protein LOC110648835 has product MSFPHPLRAFSVGAQSSTHLAEKIVEDPATNKTPQSMVTCLYQTHMSAACCNVIVSWCRNLMNHSLNLIFNNPEGGDIYYSCKIDLKPWLFWSKKGSKSFELEGCHVDIHWDLRSARFSGSPEPCSDYYVALVSDGEVVLLLGDYKNKAYKRTKARPALVDPTLFYKKENVFAKKSFSTRAKFDERKQEHDIVVESSTSGPKEPEMWISIDGIVVIHVKNLQWKFRGNQTVILNKQQVQVLWDVHDWLFNSPGAGHGVFVFKPWAPETDDDKDCNSDTSDGSKYFSTTSNTSTPEFCLLLYAWKMD; this is encoded by the coding sequence ATGTCTTTCCCACATCCATTGAGAGCCTTCTCAGTGGGGGCTCAATCATCCACACATTTAGCAGAGAAAATAGTAGAGGATCCAGCAACCAATAAAACGCCTCAGAGCATGGTAACCTGCTTATACCAGACGCATATGTCGGCAGCATGTTGTAATGTTATAGTTTCATGGTGCAGGAACCTTATGAATCATTCTCTCAATCTCATCTTCAATAACCCTGAAGGTGGTGACATCTATTACAGTTGCAAGATTGACCTTAAACCATGGCTTTTCTGGAGCAAAAAAGGGAGCAAGTCATTTGAGCTCGAAGGATGCCATGTTGATATCCATTGGGATCTACGTTCTGCTAGATTTTCTGGTAGCCCAGAGCCGTGCAGCGATTATTATGTTGCTTTAGTTTCAGATGGAGAGGTTGTATTATTGTTAGGAGATTACAAGAATAAGGCTTATAAAAGAACAAAAGCAAGACCTGCTCTAGTGGATCCCACCTTATTTTACAAGAAGGAAAATGTATTTGCCAAGAAATCATTCTCTACCAGAGCTAAATTCGACGAAAGGAAACAAGAACATGACATTGTTGTAGAGAGTTCAACTTCAGGACCTAAAGAACCTGAGATGTGGATTAGCATAGATGGAATTGTGGtgattcatgttaagaacttgcAGTGGAAATTCAGAGGGAACCAAACTGTGATTCTGAATAAGCAACAGGTGCAAGTTTTGTGGGATGTTCATGATTGGTTGTTTAATAGCCCTGGAGCAGGTCATGGGGTGTTCGTATTTAAACCATGGGCACCTGAGACTGATGATGACAAAGATTGCAACAGTGATACCAGCGACGGGAGCAAGTATTTTTCAACGACGAGTAATACATCAACACCAGAATTCTGCCTTTTGCTCTATGCATGGAAGATGGACTGA